A stretch of the Gemmatimonadota bacterium genome encodes the following:
- a CDS encoding DNA-binding protein encodes MSRDAVTHPNAEAFPAGLSGPALRALAHAGIRSLAQLAQRSEASVAALHGMGPKGIRLLRAALEQQGRHFRQG; translated from the coding sequence ATGTCCCGCGACGCGGTCACGCATCCCAACGCCGAGGCCTTCCCGGCCGGGCTCTCCGGTCCCGCGCTGCGGGCGCTCGCGCACGCGGGGATCCGCTCGCTCGCGCAGCTCGCCCAACGGTCCGAGGCGTCGGTCGCGGCGCTCCACGGGATGGGACCCAAGGGCATCCGCCTCCTTCGCGCCGCCCTCGAACAGCAGGGACGCCACTTCCGGCAAGGCTGA
- a CDS encoding DinB family protein — protein sequence MPAPHAFDLAEAVALLERTPSAFRALLAGLPEAWTTADEGPETFTAFDNVGHLVHGERTDWIPRARIILAQGSDRRFAPFDRFAQQHESAGKTLGALLDEFATLRAGNVATLRRWSLTDAQLALVGEHPAFGAVTLRQLLATWVAHDLGHLAQTSRVMAKRYREAVGPWRAYLPVLDR from the coding sequence GTGCCCGCGCCCCACGCGTTCGACCTCGCCGAGGCGGTGGCCCTGCTCGAGCGCACGCCGTCGGCGTTCCGCGCCCTGCTCGCCGGGCTGCCGGAGGCGTGGACCACCGCGGACGAGGGGCCGGAGACCTTCACCGCGTTCGACAACGTGGGCCATCTCGTGCATGGGGAGCGGACCGACTGGATCCCCCGCGCGCGGATCATCCTCGCGCAGGGGAGCGACCGCCGTTTCGCGCCGTTCGACCGCTTCGCGCAGCAGCACGAGAGCGCCGGGAAGACCCTCGGCGCGCTGCTGGACGAGTTCGCCACGTTGCGCGCCGGGAACGTCGCGACGCTGCGGCGCTGGTCGCTGACGGACGCGCAGCTCGCGCTCGTGGGCGAGCATCCCGCCTTCGGGGCGGTGACGCTGCGGCAGCTGCTCGCGACCTGGGTCGCGCACGACCTCGGCCATCTCGCGCAGACGTCGCGGGTGATGGCGAAGCGCTATCGCGAGGCGGTGGGCCCGTGGCGCGCGTATCTCCCCGTGCTCGACCGATGA
- a CDS encoding aminoacetone oxidase family FAD-binding enzyme produces MSAPEGRAPRRVVVVGAGAAGAMAAIFAASGGARTTLVERTADGGRKILISGGGRCNILPLTLDETRFVTDSSPNTLRRIVRSWPLAEQRRFFEETVGIPLAEEPALAKVFPASHKARDVRDGLLALARARGATLRMATRVLDVAPHAGAWRVTLADADPIDADAVILASGGLSVPNTGSEGFGLETARALGHVMHPSYAALTPIHDASGAFAALSGVSLTVTLTARSAARTATHTGGFLFTHQGYSGPAALNVSHVVVRARHEGMPARLTVQWTALGDAEWEAALRPQGARTVAAAVRGELPDRLAMALIERAAVDPLRSLAELRREERKRLIEMLVRGDLPWSGDDGYKKAEVTGGGVSLAEIDPRTMESKRHPGLFLCGELLDAFGPIGGYNFLWAWATGRAAGSAASARVVAGDPARG; encoded by the coding sequence ATGAGCGCGCCCGAGGGGCGCGCGCCGCGGCGCGTGGTGGTGGTGGGCGCGGGAGCGGCCGGCGCGATGGCGGCGATCTTCGCGGCGAGTGGCGGTGCGCGCACCACGCTCGTGGAGCGCACCGCCGACGGCGGCCGCAAGATCCTCATCAGCGGCGGCGGCCGATGCAACATCCTCCCGCTGACGCTCGACGAGACGCGCTTCGTGACCGACTCGTCGCCGAACACCCTCCGGCGCATCGTGCGCTCGTGGCCGCTCGCCGAGCAGCGGCGGTTCTTCGAGGAGACGGTCGGGATCCCGCTGGCGGAGGAGCCGGCGCTCGCGAAGGTGTTCCCCGCGTCGCACAAGGCGCGCGACGTGCGCGACGGGTTGCTCGCGCTCGCCCGCGCGCGCGGCGCGACGCTGCGGATGGCGACGCGCGTGCTCGACGTCGCGCCGCACGCGGGCGCCTGGCGCGTGACGCTCGCCGACGCCGACCCGATCGACGCCGACGCGGTGATCCTCGCGAGCGGCGGCCTCTCGGTGCCCAACACGGGGAGCGAGGGCTTCGGGCTCGAGACGGCGCGCGCGCTGGGGCATGTGATGCACCCGTCGTACGCGGCGCTCACGCCGATCCACGATGCGTCGGGAGCGTTCGCCGCGCTCTCTGGGGTGTCGCTCACGGTGACGCTCACCGCGCGCTCCGCGGCGCGCACGGCGACGCACACGGGCGGGTTCCTCTTCACGCACCAGGGCTACAGCGGGCCGGCGGCGCTCAACGTCTCGCATGTGGTGGTGCGGGCGCGACACGAGGGGATGCCGGCGCGCCTCACGGTGCAGTGGACCGCGCTGGGCGACGCCGAGTGGGAGGCGGCGCTGCGTCCGCAGGGCGCGCGCACGGTCGCGGCGGCGGTGCGCGGCGAGCTCCCCGACCGGCTGGCGATGGCGCTCATCGAGCGCGCGGCGGTCGATCCGCTGCGTTCGCTCGCGGAGCTGCGGCGCGAGGAGCGCAAGCGGCTGATCGAGATGCTCGTGCGCGGCGACCTGCCGTGGAGCGGCGACGACGGCTACAAGAAGGCGGAGGTCACCGGCGGCGGGGTGAGTCTCGCCGAGATCGACCCGCGCACGATGGAGAGCAAGCGGCACCCCGGGCTCTTCCTGTGCGGCGAGCTGCTCGACGCGTTCGGGCCGATCGGCGGCTACAACTTCCTCTGGGCATGGGCGACGGGTCGGGCCGCGGGCAGCGCGGCGTCCGCACGCGTGGTGGCGGGTGATCCCGCTCGCGGGTGA